In a genomic window of Myotis daubentonii chromosome 18, mMyoDau2.1, whole genome shotgun sequence:
- the AKNAD1 gene encoding LOW QUALITY PROTEIN: protein AKNAD1 (The sequence of the model RefSeq protein was modified relative to this genomic sequence to represent the inferred CDS: substituted 1 base at 1 genomic stop codon): MDKADFSERKASKQREGFPDDGGSSQTKLHADHNFSSENNILGVSDRVIPTAEDPQERAAHEMTCRNAGAVMTLGKTTERAAKKKSDEEQCCPPTLHIPAKKGDRSKSDLSDVLQHHLSKERLKVQGSHCETLPEVSSADSLDEAIVKSFILHYVKSFWPKEPTPELADQLNPLREDDMGSEPRCCPTMTAENTSETEEPVAAGDGSLPQSSTFLTKSKSPSNKQKGCQGQKLQTEHTRSGPGFKYGQGCYRFSDRSSVAPQVKIPKNNTIDKPLLTDKQASFSPELRAGLALGQEIPEGTARPDSAEKEEQERKTGDPSQQTEMKPATHSHQEHLTGSETRPWKLSSTSQKDPSLSSSIFQKISQGREMCQKLKEQTDQLKTKVQEFSRSLAQDSPSYEQDERLELQKLQAHLELLKQEFVAEEQLTLEQQVHKPKSPAVSDYDPKRKAEGEVSRMEMLLEDVEGKVDEGKHTSAGSLPESSPTLPGGLLSTSSPPSDEDPRHTSASGRQQCAEITGQSCAFCHWVLEWKQTLEKGHRRTSCGGLPIALQEKAPHPDSLLSADTGLSGSSAPGAGLQSTCESCGTRTPNCPRGGRKEPLKEFHYRYDTPGQNYLNHSEGRAFVQFRFLNENKNSPPSYSEPNWICSQRANSKSSQDEREPKPGKKNLKAPMTSASDLATSSPHFHSGRVSGSQSLSNVSSDEETKSEGLAASLDHALRTANILKETTDQMIRTIAEDLAKLQRWRNRLKYXFDAR, encoded by the exons ATGGACAAGGCTGATTTCTCAGAGCGTAAGGCTTCCAAGCAACGGGAGGGCTTCCCTGACGATGGGGGTTCCTCCCAAACTAAGCTACACGCTGACCACAATTTTTCCTCGGAAAACAACATCCTGGGTGTCTCAGATCGAGTGATTCCAACAGCAGAGGACCCTCAAGAGAGGGCTGCCCATGAAATGACGTGCAGAAATGCAGGCGCGGTTATGACTCTGGGTAAAACGACTGAACGCGCTGCCAAGAAAAAATCTGATGAAGAGCAATGCTGCCCCCCAACTCTTCACATCCCAGCTAAGAAGGGCGACCGTTCAAAGTCAGACCTTTCTGATGTTTTACAGCATCATCTTTCCAAAGAGCGTCTAAAAGTCCAAGGCAGTCATTGTGAAACTCTCCCAGAGGTCTCCAGTGCGGACAGTCTTGATGAAGCCAttgttaaaagttttattttgcattatgTTAAGAGTTTTTGGCCAAAAGAACCAACCCCAGAACTCGCTGACCAGCTCAACCCCCTGAGGGAGGATGACATGGGCAGTGAGCCCCGCTGTTGCCCCACCATGACAGCAGAAAACACCTCTGAGACAGAAGAGCCAGTGGCTGCGGGAGACGGCAGCCTTCCACAAAGTTCTACTTTTCTAACTAAATCCAAGAGTCCAAGCAATAAACAAAAAGGCTGCCAAGGGCAGAAACTGCAGACGGAACACACAAGATCAGGCCCTGGGTTCAAATATGGCCAAGGCTGTTACCGGTTCTCTGATCGCTCTAGTGTTGCTCCCCAAGTGAAAATCCCTAAAAATAATACGATTGATAAACCACTTCTAACAGATAAacaagccagcttttctcctgaACTGAGAGCTGGATTAGCTCTTGGGCAAGAAATTCCAGAAGGCACGGCTAGGCCAGACAGTGCTGAGAAGGAAGAGCAGGAAAGGAAGACTGGGGACCCCTCCCAGCAGACAGAG ATGAAGCCTGCAACACACAGCCACCAAGAACATCTCACAG GATCCGAGACACGCCCCTGGAAGCTGTCATCAACCTCTCAGAAAGACCCTTCCTTGAGTTCTTCCATATTCCAGAAGATATCCCAAGGGAGAGAGATGTGCCAGAAGCTAAAAGAACAGACAGATCAGCTGAAGACTAAA GTGCAAGAATTTTCCAGAAGCCTAGCACAGGACTCCCCCAGCTACGAGCAAGACGAGAGGCTG GAGCTGCAGAAACTGCAGGCCCATCTGGAACTGCTGAAGCAGGAGTTTGTGGCTGAGGAGCAGCTGACTTTGGAACAGCAAGTCCACAAGCCTAAATCGCCAGCTGTCAGTGACTATGACCCCAAAAG GAAAGCGGAAGGTGAAGTCTCCAGGATGGAGATGCTACTTGAAGATGTTGAAGGGAAGGTTGATGAAGGCAAACACACTTCAGCTGGCTCTCTTCCCGAGAGTTCTCCAACCCTCCCAGGTGGCCTGCTATCCACATCCTCTCCACCCTCAGATGAG GACCCCCGCCACACCTCCGCCTCCGGAAGGCAGCAATGTGCAGAGATAACCGGCCAGAGCTGTGCCTTCTGCCACTGGGTCCTCGAATG GAAGCAAACCCTGGAGAAAGGCCACAGAAGGACCAGCTGTGGAGGGCTTCCCATTGCCCTTCAGGAAAAGGCACCTCATCCAGACTCACTTCTCA GTGCCGATACAGGACTCAGCGGCTCTTCTGCTCCCGGCGCTGGGCTGCAGAGCACCTGCGAGAGCTGTGGCACTAGGACTCCCAACTGCCCCAGAGGCGGCCGGAAAGAACCACTTAAAG AATTTCATTACAGATATGACACCCCGGGACAGAATTACTTAAATCATAGCGAAGGAAGAGCCTTTGTCCAGTTCcgctttttaaatgaaaataagaattcTCCACCTT CTTATTCAGAACCAAACTGGATCTGTTCCCAGAGAGCAAATTCAAAATCTTCTCAAGATGAGCGTGAGCCCAAACCAGGAAA AAAAAACCTTAAGGCTCCCATGACCTCCGCTTCAGACCTGGCTACATCCTCCCCGCATTTCCACTCTGGTAGGGTTTCTGGAAGCCAATCCTTAAGCAACGTTAGCAGTGACGAAGAAACGAAATCTGAG GGTTTAGCCGCCTCTCTGGACCATGCCCTGAGGACAGCAAACATTTTGAAAGAAACAACTGATCAAATGATCAGAACTATTGCAGAAGATCTCGCCAAACTACAGAGATGGAGGAATCGATTGAAATACTAGTTTGATGCAAGGTGA